Proteins found in one Actinokineospora alba genomic segment:
- a CDS encoding PadR family transcriptional regulator produces MLSHGPATSYDLKQRVGYTIGNFWAFAHSQLYDEPARLAEDGLVTASVEEGGRRKRTYSITPKGREALAKWLASPTPEQTEVRDLGLLKLFFASFGDEGNLLDLARARYASHKARADGYIEQHERIINHADKWQVKSLELGIRFERVVEEFWSDFIAELEAEEQK; encoded by the coding sequence ATGCTGTCGCACGGCCCCGCCACGAGCTACGACCTCAAGCAGCGGGTCGGTTACACGATCGGCAACTTCTGGGCGTTCGCCCATTCCCAGCTCTACGACGAGCCCGCGCGGCTGGCCGAGGACGGCCTGGTCACCGCGTCCGTCGAAGAGGGCGGCAGGCGCAAGCGGACCTACTCGATCACCCCGAAGGGCCGTGAGGCGCTGGCGAAGTGGCTGGCCTCGCCGACCCCGGAGCAGACCGAGGTCCGCGACCTCGGTCTGCTCAAGCTCTTCTTCGCGTCCTTCGGCGACGAGGGCAACCTGCTGGACCTGGCCCGCGCCCGGTACGCCTCGCACAAAGCCCGGGCGGACGGCTACATCGAACAGCACGAGCGGATCATCAACCACGCCGACAAGTGGCAGGTGAAGTCCCTCGAACTGGGCATCCGGTTCGAGCGGGTCGTCGAGGAGTTCTGGTCGGACTTCATCGCCGAGCTGGAAGCCGAAGAGCAGAAGTAA
- a CDS encoding PRC-barrel domain-containing protein, which yields MRPQDLIGHDVYDPQGRKIGRVGTVYLDGSTHEPGWVTVKTGLFGPKESFVPLTGAHPGDQGLQVDVGLDKVKNAPQAAGTLSAADATALYRYYGLPEAPPPIPVQRTPKPSDIPPRRQPAS from the coding sequence ATGAGACCGCAGGACCTGATCGGCCACGATGTGTACGACCCACAAGGCCGCAAGATCGGCCGGGTCGGGACGGTGTACCTCGACGGCTCCACCCATGAACCCGGTTGGGTGACGGTGAAGACCGGCCTGTTCGGCCCCAAGGAAAGTTTCGTGCCCCTGACCGGCGCACACCCAGGCGACCAGGGCCTGCAGGTGGACGTCGGATTGGACAAGGTGAAAAACGCCCCGCAGGCCGCGGGCACACTGTCCGCGGCCGACGCGACGGCGCTTTATCGCTATTACGGACTGCCCGAAGCCCCTCCACCGATCCCGGTGCAGCGCACCCCGAAACCCTCCGATATCCCGCCACGCCGCCAACCGGCGTCCTGA
- a CDS encoding hydrogen peroxide-inducible genes activator, with protein MGINAGGPTLSQLRAFVAVAEFLHFTQAAAELGVSQPTLSAKLSGCEEALGSKLVERTTRKVMLTRAGERLLPHARTVLDALGALVSEADETRKPFRGTIRLGVIPTVAPYLLPTVLRGLAQAFPAMTVEVQEERTAALLDGLGAGRVDAAILAVPVDTRGLVVDPIFEEDFVLVAPRGHRLSTMDSFASDRLPELDVLLLEEGHCLRDQTLDICKGVNASGATRAASLTTLTQLVSAGMGVTVLPETAVAVEVKRAGLAVTRFAPPAPRRRIALVYRESACRGDEYEAIAAELRRVVRIRRLPVRLTGDQALAS; from the coding sequence ATGGGGATCAATGCCGGGGGGCCAACCCTGAGCCAGCTGCGCGCGTTCGTCGCGGTCGCGGAGTTTCTGCACTTCACCCAAGCCGCTGCGGAGTTGGGGGTGAGCCAGCCCACGTTGTCGGCCAAGCTGTCCGGTTGCGAGGAAGCGCTCGGTTCGAAGCTTGTGGAACGCACCACACGCAAGGTCATGCTCACTCGAGCGGGTGAACGTCTGCTGCCCCACGCGCGAACGGTGCTCGACGCGCTGGGGGCGCTGGTGTCCGAAGCGGACGAGACCCGCAAGCCGTTCCGCGGCACCATCCGGCTCGGCGTCATCCCGACCGTCGCCCCGTACCTGCTGCCGACTGTGCTTCGCGGGTTGGCGCAGGCGTTCCCGGCGATGACGGTGGAGGTCCAAGAGGAACGGACGGCGGCGCTGCTCGACGGCCTGGGCGCGGGCCGGGTCGACGCGGCGATCCTGGCGGTGCCGGTCGACACTCGGGGGCTGGTGGTCGACCCGATCTTCGAGGAGGACTTCGTTCTGGTGGCGCCGCGCGGGCATAGGTTGTCCACAATGGACAGTTTTGCGTCGGATCGGTTGCCGGAGCTGGATGTCCTGCTGTTGGAGGAAGGGCACTGTCTGCGCGATCAGACTCTCGATATCTGCAAGGGCGTCAACGCTTCCGGTGCGACCCGGGCGGCGAGTCTGACGACGTTGACGCAGTTGGTGTCGGCGGGGATGGGCGTGACCGTGCTGCCGGAGACGGCGGTGGCGGTGGAGGTGAAACGGGCGGGTCTGGCGGTGACCCGGTTCGCGCCGCCCGCGCCTCGGCGGCGGATCGCGTTGGTGTATCGGGAAAGTGCTTGTCGGGGGGATGAGTATGAGGCGATCGCGGCGGAGTTGCGGCGGGTGGTGCGGATTCGGCGGTTGCCGGTGCGCCTGACTGGGGATCAGGCGTTGGCGAGTTAG
- a CDS encoding peroxiredoxin — MGDQFPEYSLTACVDLDAEKAFETIDQKSHQGKWRVVFFWPKDFTFVCPTEIAAFGRLEADFADRDAQVLGVSVDSEFVHHAWRKSHEDLRDLPFPMLSDIKRELSAEAGVLGKDGVSQRATFIVDPDNEIQFVMVTAGSVGRNVEEVLRVLDALQTDELCPCNWNKGADTLDATKLLAGV, encoded by the coding sequence GTGGGCGACCAGTTCCCGGAGTACTCCCTGACCGCGTGCGTCGACCTCGACGCCGAAAAGGCCTTCGAGACGATCGATCAGAAGTCCCACCAGGGCAAGTGGCGCGTGGTCTTCTTCTGGCCCAAGGACTTCACCTTCGTCTGCCCGACCGAGATCGCCGCGTTCGGCCGCCTCGAGGCCGACTTCGCCGACCGTGACGCGCAGGTGCTCGGCGTGTCCGTCGACTCCGAGTTCGTCCACCACGCGTGGCGCAAGTCGCATGAGGACCTTCGCGACCTGCCGTTCCCGATGCTGTCCGACATCAAGCGTGAGCTGTCGGCCGAGGCGGGCGTGCTGGGCAAGGACGGCGTGTCGCAGCGGGCGACTTTCATCGTGGACCCGGACAACGAGATCCAGTTCGTGATGGTCACCGCCGGTTCCGTCGGCCGCAACGTCGAGGAGGTCCTGCGGGTGCTCGACGCGCTGCAGACCGACGAGCTGTGCCCGTGCAACTGGAACAAGGGCGCCGACACCCTCGACGCCACCAAGCTCCTCGCGGGCGTCTGA
- a CDS encoding gamma-glutamylcyclotransferase family protein, translating into MFSDADYPALPYPGGCPAFSYVHVDGHGWPLRADPAGWRVGDVELDAWLTEHGAPVQAERVPVLAYGSNACPSKLTWLRAELAMPGPMVVLRARCEGLAAVWAAGLRVVDTSRPAVLAALPGTESHAVLLATPAQVRAIDRCEGRGERHHLARVLSGRVTLENGAVLDRVLAYVGATPARRPLLVDGAMVRCSAPASPGVAATTDGLTVEVVTGDPDPRDFPGSLFVYGTLQPGASAWDVLAPAAVGPPRRARVRGELFDTGQGYPALRLGDGPGVSGWVIDLASAESLAVIDEYEGSQYRRVRAVLDDGSLCWTYEWIAPDDGLIALAEPWPSHPPMG; encoded by the coding sequence GTGTTCTCGGACGCCGACTACCCCGCGCTGCCGTATCCCGGCGGCTGCCCCGCGTTCTCCTACGTGCACGTCGACGGCCACGGCTGGCCGCTGCGCGCCGACCCGGCGGGCTGGCGGGTCGGCGACGTGGAACTCGACGCCTGGCTCACCGAGCACGGCGCGCCGGTCCAGGCCGAGCGGGTGCCGGTGCTGGCCTACGGGTCGAACGCGTGCCCGTCGAAGCTGACGTGGCTGCGGGCCGAGCTGGCGATGCCGGGCCCGATGGTCGTCCTTCGGGCGCGCTGCGAGGGCCTGGCGGCGGTGTGGGCGGCGGGGCTGCGGGTCGTCGACACGTCCCGGCCCGCGGTCTTGGCGGCCCTGCCGGGAACCGAGTCGCACGCGGTGCTGCTGGCGACTCCGGCGCAGGTCAGGGCTATCGACCGGTGCGAGGGCCGCGGCGAGCGCCACCACCTGGCCCGGGTGCTTTCCGGCCGGGTCACGCTGGAGAACGGCGCCGTCCTCGACCGGGTCCTCGCCTACGTCGGCGCGACCCCGGCCCGCCGCCCACTGCTGGTGGACGGGGCCATGGTCCGGTGTTCAGCCCCGGCCTCCCCTGGCGTCGCCGCCACCACGGACGGCCTGACCGTGGAGGTGGTCACCGGCGACCCGGACCCGCGGGACTTCCCGGGCTCGCTGTTCGTCTACGGCACCCTGCAACCCGGAGCGTCGGCGTGGGACGTGCTCGCCCCGGCGGCCGTCGGCCCACCGCGTCGCGCGCGCGTGCGCGGGGAGCTGTTCGACACCGGCCAGGGCTACCCGGCACTGCGGCTCGGCGACGGCCCCGGCGTGTCCGGCTGGGTGATCGATCTGGCCTCGGCGGAGTCACTCGCGGTGATCGACGAGTACGAGGGGTCGCAGTACCGGCGGGTCCGCGCGGTCTTGGACGACGGTTCACTGTGCTGGACCTATGAGTGGATCGCCCCGGACGACGGCTTGATCGCACTGGCCGAGCCCTGGCCATCGCACCCCCCGATGGGGTGA
- a CDS encoding carboxymuconolactone decarboxylase family protein, whose product MSLDALKNAMPDYAKDTKLNLGSVIGTSTLPKQQVWGAALACAVTSRSAEVLREIDAAAREHLTEEARGAALSAASIMAMNNVYYRGKHLIGDPEYANLPARLRMQVIAKPGVDKVDFELWCLAVSAITGCGVCLQSHEKTLRSSGVSRETVHEALRIASVIHAAAVTLDAESVLSVSV is encoded by the coding sequence ATGTCGCTCGACGCGCTGAAGAACGCCATGCCCGACTACGCCAAGGACACCAAGCTCAACCTGGGCTCGGTCATCGGCACCTCGACGCTGCCCAAGCAGCAGGTGTGGGGCGCGGCGCTCGCGTGTGCCGTCACCTCCCGCAGCGCCGAGGTGCTGCGCGAGATCGACGCGGCGGCCCGCGAGCACCTGACCGAGGAGGCCCGCGGCGCGGCGCTCTCGGCGGCGTCGATCATGGCGATGAACAACGTGTACTACCGGGGCAAGCACCTCATCGGCGACCCCGAGTACGCGAATCTGCCCGCGCGGCTGCGTATGCAGGTCATCGCGAAGCCGGGCGTGGACAAGGTCGACTTCGAGCTGTGGTGCCTGGCCGTCTCGGCCATCACCGGCTGCGGCGTCTGCCTGCAGTCGCACGAGAAGACCCTGCGGTCGAGCGGCGTCTCCCGGGAGACCGTGCACGAGGCCCTGCGGATCGCCTCCGTGATCCACGCGGCCGCCGTCACCCTCGACGCCGAGTCCGTCCTCTCCGTCTCGGTCTGA
- a CDS encoding TetR/AcrR family transcriptional regulator — protein MTAKRHTTSPARVDDDTLLDAARACVLDQGVGRTTLTDVARRAEVSRMTLYRRFPDVRTLITNLMTREFALILDEAQQGVSGLPTARERLVAGAVAGIRALVADPLMRTILDRDGALVLPYVVERLGSTQRLAEYFLQAQLVAGHEDGSVRRADPAAQARATLLLLQSFALSHAPATADVDSDLLFGELTHILDTSLRPERP, from the coding sequence ATGACGGCAAAACGTCACACAACTTCCCCCGCACGGGTGGATGACGACACCCTCCTCGACGCCGCCCGCGCCTGCGTCCTCGACCAAGGCGTCGGACGCACCACGCTGACCGACGTCGCGCGCCGGGCCGAGGTCAGCCGGATGACGCTCTACCGCCGGTTCCCCGACGTCCGGACGCTGATCACCAACCTGATGACCAGGGAGTTCGCCCTCATTCTCGACGAGGCCCAGCAAGGTGTCAGCGGCCTCCCGACCGCCCGGGAACGGCTGGTCGCCGGTGCCGTGGCGGGTATCCGCGCCCTCGTCGCCGACCCCCTGATGCGCACGATCCTCGACCGCGACGGCGCGCTCGTGCTGCCCTACGTCGTCGAGCGCCTCGGCTCGACCCAGCGGCTCGCCGAGTACTTCCTGCAGGCGCAGCTCGTCGCGGGCCACGAGGACGGTTCGGTCCGCCGCGCCGACCCGGCCGCCCAGGCCCGCGCGACCCTGCTGCTGCTGCAGTCCTTCGCCCTGTCGCACGCCCCCGCGACCGCCGACGTCGACTCCGACCTGCTGTTCGGCGAACTCACCCACATACTCGACACAAGTCTGCGACCGGAGCGGCCATGA
- a CDS encoding FAD-binding oxidoreductase, with translation MNLPVDHLDHLVRGSWTPSGGGAADLPEHAAKWLAERTGLVARDTPAAPDSALAVADSALPDAARAALAAVVGDEHVLLDRDARLGRTGGLSYLDLLRHRGGGEVTAPDAVVVPADPAQVQRVIEVCAEHGVGVVPFGGGTSVVGGVQALRGEKASVVVLDLMRLDKLVSVDPVSRVAVLQAGVVAPEAERLLAEHGFTLGHFPQSFERATIGGFAATRSSGQASAGYGRFEDMVEGVRLATPRGEWHVGVSPASAAGPDLKQLIVGSEGAFGVITEVTVRVRPIPAFDRYEGFVLDGWSAGAAAVRALAQNGARGTVTRLSDPTETEVGFALKGGWKMNAVRAYLRTRGITDPCLLIIGWEGRTKADLSAARRATLRTLREHKTVSLGQAAGAAWRHGRFAGPRQRDALMDAGVCVETLETATYWSKLDALRDTVRDALTTSLTTEAHRPVVACHISHTYETGASLYFTTLVARDLDDPVAQWAKAKQAACEAISTDSLGTISHHHATGVDHAPYLPREIGPLGVEVLGAVKRELDPEGVLNPGKLI, from the coding sequence GTGAACCTGCCTGTGGACCACCTCGACCACCTCGTCCGGGGAAGCTGGACGCCGTCCGGCGGCGGCGCCGCCGACCTGCCCGAGCACGCGGCCAAGTGGCTCGCCGAGCGCACCGGCCTGGTCGCCCGGGACACGCCCGCCGCGCCGGACTCCGCGCTCGCGGTCGCCGACTCGGCGCTGCCCGACGCCGCCCGCGCCGCCTTGGCCGCCGTGGTCGGCGACGAGCACGTGCTGCTCGACCGCGACGCCCGACTCGGCCGGACCGGCGGGCTGTCCTACCTCGACCTGCTGCGCCACCGCGGCGGCGGCGAGGTCACCGCGCCCGACGCGGTCGTGGTGCCCGCGGACCCCGCGCAGGTGCAGCGGGTCATCGAGGTGTGCGCCGAGCACGGCGTCGGCGTCGTCCCGTTCGGCGGCGGCACGTCCGTCGTCGGCGGCGTGCAGGCGCTGCGCGGCGAAAAGGCGTCGGTGGTCGTACTCGACCTGATGCGGCTCGACAAGCTCGTGTCGGTCGACCCGGTCTCCCGGGTCGCGGTGCTGCAGGCGGGGGTCGTCGCGCCCGAAGCCGAGCGGCTCCTGGCCGAGCACGGGTTCACCCTCGGCCACTTCCCGCAGTCGTTCGAGCGCGCCACCATCGGCGGCTTCGCCGCGACCCGCTCCTCCGGTCAGGCATCGGCGGGCTACGGCCGCTTCGAGGACATGGTCGAAGGCGTCCGCCTCGCCACCCCCCGCGGCGAGTGGCACGTCGGGGTGTCGCCCGCGTCGGCCGCCGGACCGGACCTCAAGCAGCTCATCGTCGGCAGTGAGGGCGCGTTCGGTGTGATCACCGAGGTGACCGTTCGGGTGCGTCCCATCCCGGCTTTCGACCGCTACGAGGGCTTCGTCCTCGACGGCTGGTCCGCGGGCGCCGCCGCCGTCCGGGCCCTCGCCCAGAACGGCGCGCGCGGCACTGTCACCCGGCTGTCGGACCCCACCGAGACCGAGGTCGGCTTCGCCCTCAAGGGCGGCTGGAAGATGAACGCCGTCCGCGCCTACCTCAGGACGCGGGGCATCACCGATCCCTGCCTGCTCATCATCGGCTGGGAAGGCCGAACCAAGGCCGACCTGTCCGCCGCCCGCCGCGCCACCCTGCGCACGCTGCGCGAGCACAAGACCGTCTCGCTCGGCCAGGCAGCGGGCGCGGCCTGGCGCCACGGCCGCTTCGCGGGCCCCCGCCAGCGCGACGCCCTGATGGACGCCGGGGTGTGCGTCGAGACCCTGGAGACCGCCACCTACTGGTCGAAACTCGACGCTCTCCGCGACACCGTCCGGGACGCCTTGACCACCTCGCTGACGACTGAGGCGCATCGGCCGGTGGTGGCCTGCCACATCTCGCACACCTACGAAACCGGCGCCTCCCTGTACTTCACAACCCTGGTGGCCCGCGACCTCGACGACCCGGTCGCCCAGTGGGCGAAGGCCAAACAGGCCGCCTGCGAAGCGATCTCCACTGACTCCTTGGGAACGATCTCCCACCACCACGCCACCGGCGTCGACCACGCGCCTTACCTACCGCGCGAAATCGGCCCGCTGGGCGTGGAGGTGCTGGGTGCGGTGAAACGGGAACTCGATCCGGAGGGCGTCCTCAACCCGGGCAAACTCATCTAG
- a CDS encoding type VII secretion target, giving the protein MGNGFSVNVAEVRVHSRTVAACAAQVRSATGAAQSVSDGAYGVIGQFFASAILSACGDVVQGIAKVATAVDDVREGLQAVADQYSSIEADITATLSGKVGA; this is encoded by the coding sequence ATGGGCAACGGTTTCTCCGTCAACGTGGCCGAGGTTCGGGTGCACTCCCGCACCGTCGCGGCCTGCGCGGCGCAGGTCCGGTCGGCCACCGGCGCCGCGCAGTCGGTGTCGGACGGCGCGTACGGCGTCATCGGACAGTTCTTCGCCTCGGCGATCCTCAGCGCGTGCGGGGACGTCGTGCAGGGCATCGCGAAGGTCGCGACCGCCGTCGACGACGTGCGCGAGGGCCTGCAGGCCGTGGCGGACCAGTACTCGAGCATCGAAGCCGACATCACGGCGACCCTCAGCGGGAAGGTGGGCGCATGA
- a CDS encoding glycerol-3-phosphate dehydrogenase/oxidase, which yields MIQRNTALNAQRRANDLEALDAGEVVDVLVVGGGVTGAGVALDAASRGLSVALVEAHDLAFGTSRWSSKLVHGGLRYLAKGDVGLAHESAVERGILMTRTAPHLTRGLPQLVPLLPEVSTRDAGLIFAGLSAGDILRRVARTPSSLLPRPHKVSGPEALALAPGLRRTGLRGGLLSFDGQLVDDARLVVALARTAAGFGARIITRARVLSLTGGGAEIVDGLTGQSVDIQARSVINAAGVWAGTLVDSVRLRPSRGSHLVLDGARMGISNTALTVPVPGHFGRYALVLPQADGRVYLGLTDEPVDGEIPDVPTVPESDVDFLLDVASSVLEHPLTRDDILGRFAGLRPLIDIPGTSKRSADLSRHHAVVRAPNGVVTVVGGKLTTYRRMAADAVDAVDLPAGPSVTKSLPLVGAAPRAELSTVDAPARLRFRYGTEAATIHAMGELDPTLAEPVAPGIPLTAAEVVWAVRQEGALDAADVLHRRTRIGLVPAELEVAMPAVTDLVARALNGLTQQA from the coding sequence ATGATCCAGCGCAACACCGCCCTCAACGCCCAGCGGCGGGCGAACGACCTCGAGGCGCTCGACGCGGGCGAGGTCGTCGACGTGCTCGTCGTGGGCGGCGGGGTCACCGGCGCGGGCGTGGCGCTCGACGCCGCCTCCCGCGGCTTGTCGGTCGCCCTCGTCGAGGCCCACGACCTCGCCTTCGGGACGTCGCGCTGGTCGAGCAAGCTCGTCCACGGCGGCCTGCGCTACCTGGCGAAAGGCGATGTCGGCCTGGCCCACGAGAGCGCGGTCGAGCGCGGCATCCTCATGACCCGCACCGCCCCACACCTCACCCGGGGCCTGCCCCAGTTGGTCCCCCTGCTGCCCGAGGTGTCCACTCGCGACGCCGGACTCATCTTCGCCGGCCTGAGCGCGGGCGACATCCTGCGCCGGGTCGCGCGCACCCCGTCGAGCCTGCTTCCCCGCCCGCACAAGGTGTCCGGCCCGGAAGCGCTGGCCCTGGCCCCCGGCCTGCGCCGCACCGGCCTGCGCGGCGGACTGCTGTCCTTCGACGGCCAACTCGTCGACGACGCCCGCCTGGTCGTCGCCCTGGCCCGAACGGCGGCGGGCTTCGGCGCCCGGATCATCACCCGGGCCCGCGTGCTGTCGCTGACCGGAGGCGGCGCCGAGATCGTCGACGGACTCACCGGCCAGTCCGTCGACATCCAAGCCCGCAGCGTGATCAACGCGGCGGGCGTCTGGGCGGGCACCCTGGTCGACTCGGTCCGCCTGCGCCCGTCCCGCGGCTCCCACCTGGTCCTCGACGGCGCCCGCATGGGCATCTCGAACACGGCGCTCACCGTGCCGGTCCCCGGCCACTTCGGCCGCTACGCCCTGGTCCTGCCCCAGGCCGACGGCCGCGTCTACCTCGGCCTCACAGACGAACCGGTCGACGGCGAGATCCCCGACGTGCCCACGGTCCCGGAGTCCGATGTGGACTTCCTGCTCGACGTGGCCTCCAGCGTCCTGGAACATCCGCTGACCCGCGACGACATCCTGGGCCGCTTCGCCGGTCTGCGCCCCTTGATCGACATTCCGGGCACCAGCAAGCGAAGCGCCGACCTCTCCCGCCACCACGCCGTCGTGCGGGCACCCAACGGCGTGGTCACCGTCGTCGGCGGCAAACTCACCACCTACCGCAGGATGGCCGCCGACGCCGTCGACGCCGTGGACTTGCCCGCGGGCCCCTCGGTGACGAAGTCACTCCCCCTGGTCGGCGCCGCCCCCCGGGCCGAGTTGTCCACTGTGGACGCCCCGGCCCGGTTGCGGTTCCGCTACGGCACCGAGGCCGCCACCATCCACGCCATGGGCGAACTCGACCCGACCCTCGCCGAGCCGGTCGCACCGGGAATCCCGTTGACCGCAGCGGAAGTCGTGTGGGCGGTCCGCCAGGAGGGTGCGCTGGACGCCGCGGACGTCCTGCACCGCCGCACCCGCATCGGTTTGGTCCCAGCCGAGCTGGAGGTCGCCATGCCCGCGGTGACCGACCTCGTCGCCCGCGCCCTGAACGGACTCACCCAGCAAGCCTGA
- a CDS encoding ABC transporter ATP-binding protein, giving the protein MPVAAVLEIDRVSKRYGDVLACDHLTFGVRGGELFGFVGGNGAGKTTTMRIVLGVTAADAGEVRWNGVALDHSARRRFGYLPEERGLYPRMKVLDQLVYLAELHGFGVNEAHRNAETWIARLGLREHRDDEVQKLSLGNQQRVQLAAALVHEPDVLVLDEPFSGLDPIAVDVLAAILRERADTGVPVVFSSHQLDLVERLCDRIGIIRDGRMVACGTVDELRAGSGTTLIVHAPAAAAGWADDVEGVSVVESQDGRTRLRLADGADDQPVLAAALATGPVHEFSRHRPSLTELFCDVVGAQP; this is encoded by the coding sequence GTGCCTGTTGCGGCGGTGCTGGAGATCGACCGGGTCTCCAAGCGCTACGGCGACGTCCTGGCCTGCGACCACCTCACCTTCGGCGTCCGCGGCGGCGAGCTGTTCGGCTTCGTCGGCGGCAACGGCGCGGGCAAGACCACCACCATGCGGATCGTGCTCGGGGTGACCGCCGCCGACGCGGGCGAGGTCCGCTGGAACGGCGTCGCGCTGGACCACTCGGCGCGCAGGCGGTTCGGCTACCTGCCCGAGGAGCGCGGCCTCTACCCGCGGATGAAGGTCCTCGACCAGCTCGTCTATCTGGCGGAGCTGCATGGTTTCGGCGTCAACGAGGCCCATCGCAACGCCGAGACCTGGATCGCCCGGCTCGGCCTGCGCGAGCACCGCGACGACGAGGTGCAGAAGCTGAGCCTGGGCAACCAGCAGCGCGTGCAGCTGGCCGCGGCGCTGGTCCACGAGCCGGATGTGCTGGTGCTCGACGAGCCGTTCTCCGGGCTCGACCCGATCGCCGTCGACGTGCTGGCCGCGATCCTGCGCGAGCGGGCCGACACCGGTGTCCCCGTCGTGTTCTCCAGCCACCAGCTCGACCTGGTGGAGCGGCTGTGCGACCGGATCGGGATCATCCGCGACGGCCGGATGGTGGCCTGCGGGACCGTCGACGAGCTTCGCGCCGGGAGCGGGACCACCCTCATCGTGCACGCCCCCGCGGCCGCGGCCGGGTGGGCCGACGATGTCGAGGGTGTGTCCGTCGTCGAGTCCCAGGACGGCCGGACGAGACTGCGGCTGGCCGACGGCGCCGACGACCAGCCGGTCCTCGCCGCCGCGCTCGCCACCGGGCCGGTGCACGAGTTCAGCAGACACCGCCCGTCCCTGACCGAACTGTTCTGCGACGTGGTTGGAGCGCAGCCGTGA
- a CDS encoding YbaB/EbfC family nucleoid-associated protein, giving the protein MNPEQWLAQYDEKLKQAAAGAAKADKALREVGGSATSQDGEITVRVNASGATTGLVLRPGVRDIEPEHLARQILELTRQAQRAAGEQVVVAMQEFIGDGAALDVVKAHLPEGHTSDGADEPMNVELKRDTRADDEYFDNPPEVVN; this is encoded by the coding sequence ATGAACCCTGAGCAGTGGCTCGCGCAGTACGACGAGAAACTGAAGCAGGCCGCGGCCGGTGCGGCGAAAGCCGACAAGGCGCTGCGGGAAGTCGGCGGGTCGGCGACGTCGCAGGACGGCGAGATCACCGTGCGGGTGAACGCCAGCGGCGCGACGACCGGCCTGGTGCTGCGCCCGGGGGTGCGCGACATCGAGCCTGAGCACCTCGCTCGGCAGATCCTGGAACTCACCCGGCAGGCGCAGCGCGCCGCCGGGGAACAGGTCGTCGTGGCGATGCAGGAGTTCATCGGCGACGGGGCCGCGCTCGACGTGGTCAAGGCGCACCTGCCCGAGGGCCACACGAGCGACGGTGCCGACGAGCCGATGAACGTCGAACTCAAGCGCGACACCAGGGCCGACGACGAGTACTTCGACAACCCACCCGAAGTCGTCAACTAG